In a single window of the Flavivirga spongiicola genome:
- a CDS encoding DUF2157 domain-containing protein, which translates to MNSKIQKDIKELVAEQVISKDTASKIESYYLSKQSHSSNRLFTVFAVLGSTLVGLGLILILAHNWDDFSRTLKTVFAFTPLIMGQAIVGYSILKNKSVTWKEASGVFLFFAVGASIALVSQIYNIPGDLSSYLLTWVLLCLPLIYLLKSNALVLLQIVFMTSYACSLGYFSGNETPWVYLILLVSLLPHYYKLLKQKKSHNITSILNWLLPLSFVIVIGAFVREDGDFGFLIYVILFGLLYNIGKMPFFNNQKLRRNGYLVLGSLGTVYMLLLTSFNWLWKAVFDSKLNFNSQAFYIALTLFCLTLVLLIYSYSKKWIRNFNLFQYAFIFFTLFFIISLVNTGLPVILINLLVLILGIMAVKIGADTFHFGVLNYGLLIITALIACRFFDTDMSFVLRGLLFVGVGIGFFLTNYIMLKKQKTLKR; encoded by the coding sequence ATGAATTCAAAAATTCAAAAAGACATAAAAGAACTTGTTGCGGAACAAGTTATATCAAAAGACACTGCCTCAAAAATAGAGTCTTATTATCTGTCAAAGCAGAGTCATTCATCAAATAGACTGTTTACTGTTTTTGCCGTATTAGGTTCTACATTGGTAGGTCTTGGTCTCATATTAATATTGGCTCATAATTGGGATGATTTTTCAAGAACTTTAAAAACTGTTTTTGCTTTTACACCTTTAATTATGGGGCAGGCCATTGTTGGGTATTCAATTTTAAAAAATAAAAGCGTTACCTGGAAAGAGGCTTCGGGAGTATTTTTGTTTTTTGCAGTAGGGGCAAGTATCGCTTTAGTGAGTCAGATTTACAATATCCCTGGAGATTTGAGCAGCTACTTGCTAACTTGGGTATTGCTATGTTTACCATTAATTTACCTTCTGAAATCGAATGCATTAGTCCTTTTGCAAATTGTTTTTATGACGAGTTATGCATGCAGTTTAGGATATTTTTCGGGAAATGAAACACCATGGGTGTACTTAATACTCTTAGTATCGTTATTGCCACATTATTATAAACTATTAAAACAGAAAAAGTCACACAATATAACATCAATTTTAAATTGGCTTTTGCCTTTAAGTTTTGTTATTGTAATTGGTGCTTTTGTTAGAGAGGATGGGGATTTTGGATTTTTAATTTATGTTATTTTATTTGGATTGCTATACAATATAGGCAAAATGCCATTCTTTAATAATCAAAAATTGAGACGAAATGGCTATTTAGTTTTAGGCTCTTTAGGAACCGTTTATATGTTGCTGTTGACAAGTTTTAATTGGCTTTGGAAAGCTGTTTTTGACAGTAAATTAAATTTTAACTCGCAAGCGTTTTATATAGCATTAACACTTTTTTGTTTAACTCTTGTCTTGTTAATTTATTCGTATTCAAAAAAATGGATTCGCAATTTTAACCTTTTTCAATACGCCTTTATATTTTTTACACTATTTTTTATAATTAGTTTAGTTAATACAGGGCTCCCTGTAATACTAATAAATCTGCTTGTTTTAATATTAGGAATTATGGCTGTGAAAATTGGAGCAGATACATTTCATTTTGGAGTTTTAAATTACGGTTTGTTAATTATTACGGCACTTATTGCTTGTCGTTTTTTTGATACGGATATGAGCTTTGTACTTAGAGGATTGCTATTTGTTGGTGTTGGTATTGGTTTCTTTTTAACCAATTATATCATGTTGAAAAAACAAAAGACTTTAAAAAGGTAG
- the yiaA gene encoding inner membrane protein YiaA produces the protein MNYQTTVSADEKSKETKIKKDKKVYDQKPTSAFIGASWSALLIGITSYCIGLWNAEMLLNEKGYYFTILLFGLFSVISVQKAVRDKLEDIPVTDIYYSISWFTTVISIVLLVIGLWNADLLLSEKGFYGMSFLLSLFSAIAVQKNTRDVQFIDRSTEDEK, from the coding sequence ATGAATTATCAAACAACAGTTTCTGCAGATGAAAAATCGAAAGAAACAAAAATTAAAAAGGACAAGAAAGTTTATGATCAAAAACCAACTTCAGCTTTTATAGGAGCATCTTGGTCAGCATTGTTAATAGGAATAACATCTTATTGTATTGGTTTATGGAATGCAGAGATGCTATTAAATGAGAAAGGGTATTATTTTACAATTCTTCTTTTTGGATTATTCTCAGTAATATCTGTTCAAAAGGCAGTACGAGATAAATTAGAAGATATTCCGGTGACCGATATTTATTATAGTATTAGTTGGTTTACAACAGTGATCTCTATTGTGTTATTAGTTATTGGACTTTGGAATGCCGATTTACTTTTAAGTGAGAAAGGGTTTTATGGTATGTCGTTTCTTTTAAGTCTGTTTTCTGCCATTGCTGTACAGAAGAATACAAGAGATGTACAGTTTATTGATAGAAGTACTGAAGATGAAAAATAG
- a CDS encoding LamG-like jellyroll fold domain-containing protein, which produces MKSIKFNQKLTTLVLLLLTGIGIFSILHEEFAIKSNESLEENLPVWIDMMEEPGVNLSEAKKTFDDYWQYNKHFKGDRSKQFERWYAKNLKRLDEFGNVISATQVNKEFQKMRSMALVSQQGNWTNYGPINVGKKTNGDPRNGGRVKDIAFHPTDANTYLVSCFKSGLFKTTDAGLSWAPLTDHLPEEVYISKFHASSPNTIFIGTNSGILKSTDGGTSWNTTGLSTNKTNALLIKTDNQNIIVAGNESGIYRSTNGGATFTLVKTASKVEELRIHPTNANIMYASTNGSTSQFFRSTDGGVTWTENTTAFGQGAFMKIAVTPNQPNYVYVINSRDHLGQDSFEGVYRSTDSGVTFTKRSGGTPCITGYKIDGTISRGQPNYNLFIVADPTNANILYAGGVKSWKSTNGGTTWAQSFDNVTDLGFGLHLDQLTWAYSPINDKLFALNDGGIWFLNGSNKFQGITDGLPIAEVWECTQSQTTKSNVAGGTFHAGIKLNLNGTWYSNWGGDESTVLFDYSDDTYAYHFKYDKIHRSIDGGLTFQRINSTSADRGEYTGTGVLDKSSVNTLFVGLFEVERSQNVRTANRLDVTWTKISSFGGNTKIQKIEQCDANHNIMYVSRAGSFYRSDNVRATSPSFTNISTSLPGSGTVTDIATHPTNDNLVYILQGSKVYKSSNKGSSWTDISNGLPSVALLEMVYDKSSNEGIYIGTDIGVYYKDVTLTNWIDYGNGLPVIRVSGMDIYYGATRSQSVLTIATDGRGFWRSDLYSVASQSLEAEYPLDTNVQDTSGNGYNGTNGGVSFINDSERGQVANFDGTDEVIVNGYSGIQQGSDRTITAWVKTTTTNDAIVSWGTTATSTKWIFLVDGSGRIRTEVAGGFIVGSTAINDGQWHHVAFVLADDGTPTINEGVIYIDGQSDTISSSNTTDVNTGNGTVKIGTDHASRRFLGQMDELHIIDEAWSANDILVGYNSSLPPTANFTANQTTIIEGNSVSFTDTSTGNVTSWSWSFTGGTPSTSTSQNPTITYNAVGTYQVQLTATNNNGSNTETKSAYITVNDMTLEAEYPLDNNVQDTSGNGYNGTNSGVAFINDSERGQVADFDGTDEVVVNGYNGIEGGDDRTIIAWIKTTTTNDAIASWGTTATSAKWIFLVDGSGRIRAEVAGGSIVGTTTINDGQWHHVACTFSNDGTPNINELKIYIDGQLDTISSSSSRTINTGNGTVKIGTDHASRRFLGQIDDLHIIDEAWSASQILSDYNGSTSKSSKKKENTRLAFEGENHSIPDHVAFPIPFSDRLTIKMLSTDVSKITIYNVHGSLVKIVYPKSKTEKTIIETKNMMPGLYFVKIDSNVGCSTLKVIKE; this is translated from the coding sequence ATGAAATCTATTAAATTTAATCAAAAATTAACAACTTTAGTTTTACTATTACTTACAGGTATAGGAATCTTTTCAATTCTTCATGAAGAATTCGCTATAAAAAGTAATGAATCTTTAGAAGAGAATCTTCCAGTTTGGATTGATATGATGGAAGAACCTGGAGTAAATCTGTCTGAGGCCAAAAAAACTTTTGATGATTATTGGCAATACAACAAACATTTTAAAGGGGATAGATCTAAACAGTTTGAGCGTTGGTATGCAAAAAATCTAAAACGATTAGATGAATTTGGAAACGTTATTTCTGCTACCCAAGTTAATAAAGAATTCCAAAAAATGAGATCGATGGCTTTGGTTTCCCAACAAGGTAATTGGACAAATTACGGGCCCATAAATGTAGGCAAGAAAACTAATGGAGACCCTAGAAACGGAGGAAGAGTAAAGGACATTGCTTTTCACCCAACTGATGCAAATACTTATTTAGTTTCTTGTTTTAAAAGCGGACTTTTTAAAACAACCGACGCAGGTTTAAGTTGGGCGCCACTTACAGACCATTTGCCAGAAGAGGTTTATATATCTAAATTTCATGCTTCAAGCCCTAATACTATATTCATAGGAACAAATTCTGGCATATTAAAATCAACTGATGGTGGAACTTCTTGGAATACTACCGGTCTTTCTACTAATAAAACGAATGCACTATTAATCAAAACCGATAATCAAAACATTATTGTTGCAGGAAATGAAAGTGGTATTTATCGTTCTACTAATGGAGGAGCCACATTTACTTTAGTTAAAACTGCGAGTAAGGTAGAAGAACTTAGAATTCATCCAACTAATGCAAATATCATGTATGCTAGTACAAATGGATCTACATCTCAATTTTTTCGATCTACAGATGGGGGTGTAACATGGACTGAAAATACAACAGCTTTTGGACAAGGAGCATTTATGAAAATAGCTGTAACTCCTAACCAACCAAACTATGTGTATGTTATTAATTCAAGAGACCATTTAGGACAAGATTCTTTCGAAGGTGTTTATCGTTCTACAGATTCTGGAGTTACATTTACAAAACGCTCAGGAGGCACACCTTGCATTACTGGTTATAAAATAGATGGAACAATATCTAGAGGGCAACCAAACTACAACCTTTTTATCGTAGCAGATCCTACTAATGCGAATATTTTATACGCTGGCGGCGTAAAATCATGGAAATCAACAAATGGAGGAACAACTTGGGCACAATCCTTTGATAATGTTACCGATCTGGGTTTTGGTTTACATTTAGATCAATTAACCTGGGCATATTCCCCTATAAATGATAAATTATTTGCCCTTAATGATGGTGGAATTTGGTTTTTGAATGGTAGTAATAAATTTCAAGGTATTACAGATGGTTTACCTATAGCTGAGGTCTGGGAATGTACGCAAAGTCAAACAACTAAAAGCAATGTGGCTGGAGGTACATTTCATGCAGGAATTAAGTTAAACCTTAATGGGACATGGTATTCTAATTGGGGTGGAGATGAATCTACAGTGCTGTTTGATTATTCAGATGACACTTATGCTTACCATTTTAAATATGATAAAATTCACAGATCAATTGATGGAGGACTTACCTTTCAGCGTATAAATTCAACTTCAGCAGATAGAGGGGAGTATACAGGAACCGGGGTATTAGATAAAAGTAGTGTAAACACCCTTTTTGTAGGTTTATTTGAAGTAGAAAGAAGCCAAAACGTAAGAACTGCTAATAGACTGGATGTAACCTGGACAAAAATATCTTCATTTGGAGGTAATACCAAAATTCAAAAAATAGAACAATGTGATGCGAACCATAATATTATGTATGTTTCTAGAGCAGGTAGTTTCTATAGATCTGATAATGTAAGGGCTACATCACCTAGTTTTACTAATATTTCCACAAGCTTACCAGGATCTGGAACTGTTACAGACATTGCTACGCATCCTACTAATGATAATCTGGTTTACATTCTACAAGGAAGTAAAGTTTATAAATCATCAAATAAAGGAAGCTCATGGACAGACATTTCAAATGGGCTACCATCAGTTGCTTTATTGGAAATGGTATATGATAAATCTAGCAATGAAGGCATTTATATAGGCACTGATATTGGCGTGTATTATAAAGATGTCACTTTAACAAATTGGATAGATTACGGGAATGGTTTACCAGTGATACGTGTATCGGGAATGGATATCTATTATGGTGCTACGCGTAGTCAAAGTGTATTAACAATAGCAACAGACGGTAGAGGATTTTGGAGATCTGACCTATATAGTGTAGCATCTCAATCGCTAGAGGCAGAATATCCATTGGATACTAATGTACAAGATACTTCTGGTAATGGATACAACGGAACTAATGGAGGTGTTTCTTTTATTAATGATAGTGAAAGAGGGCAGGTAGCTAACTTTGATGGTACAGACGAAGTTATAGTCAACGGATATAGTGGTATACAACAAGGAAGTGACAGAACAATCACGGCATGGGTTAAAACAACCACAACCAATGATGCTATAGTATCTTGGGGAACAACAGCAACTTCAACAAAATGGATTTTCCTTGTAGACGGATCAGGTAGAATTCGTACTGAGGTAGCAGGTGGATTTATTGTAGGATCAACAGCTATTAATGACGGACAATGGCATCATGTAGCATTTGTTTTGGCTGATGATGGTACACCTACGATTAATGAAGGTGTTATCTATATAGATGGACAATCAGATACCATATCCTCCTCAAACACTACTGATGTAAATACAGGAAATGGAACAGTGAAAATAGGTACAGATCATGCTTCCCGACGTTTCTTAGGGCAAATGGATGAATTACATATTATTGATGAAGCCTGGTCAGCTAACGACATTCTTGTTGGTTACAACTCGTCCTTGCCACCAACCGCTAATTTCACTGCAAATCAAACAACAATCATTGAGGGAAATAGTGTAAGCTTCACAGATACTTCTACAGGAAATGTTACTAGCTGGTCTTGGAGCTTTACAGGAGGCACGCCTTCAACCAGTACTTCACAAAATCCGACAATAACATATAATGCAGTAGGAACATATCAAGTACAGTTAACAGCAACCAATAATAATGGTAGTAATACAGAAACAAAATCAGCTTATATTACGGTGAACGACATGACGTTAGAAGCCGAATATCCATTAGATAATAACGTACAAGATACTTCAGGCAATGGATATAACGGAACCAATAGTGGCGTTGCTTTTATTAATGATAGTGAAAGAGGGCAAGTAGCAGATTTTGATGGTACAGATGAAGTCGTTGTAAATGGATACAATGGGATAGAAGGAGGAGATGACAGAACAATTATCGCATGGATTAAAACAACCACAACCAATGATGCTATAGCCTCTTGGGGAACAACAGCAACCTCTGCAAAATGGATATTTCTCGTAGATGGATCCGGTAGAATACGTGCCGAAGTAGCTGGAGGCTCTATTGTAGGTACTACTACAATTAATGACGGCCAATGGCATCATGTAGCTTGTACATTTTCTAATGATGGAACACCAAATATCAATGAGCTTAAAATATATATAGATGGCCAATTAGATACCATATCATCTTCAAGTTCTAGAACCATAAATACAGGAAATGGAACAGTGAAAATAGGAACAGATCATGCTTCTCGAAGATTTTTAGGACAGATAGATGATTTGCATATTATAGATGAAGCTTGGTCTGCTAGTCAAATTTTATCAGACTATAATGGGAGTACTTCAAAGAGTTCTAAAAAGAAAGAAAATACGAGGCTTGCCTTCGAGGGTGAAAATCATAGTATACCAGATCATGTTGCGTTTCCAATTCCTTTTTCGGATAGACTAACAATTAAAATGCTAAGTACAGATGTTTCAAAAATCACGATTTATAATGTACACGGATCATTAGTTAAAATAGTGTACCCTAAGAGTAAAACTGAAAAAACAATAATTGAAACTAAGAACATGATGCCTGGTTTATATTTTGTTAAAATAGACTCGAATGTAGGTTGTTCAACCTTAAAGGTTATTAAAGAATAG
- a CDS encoding CPBP family intramembrane glutamic endopeptidase, translating to MKHNLTKDLIEFSETKLKRPISNKRRLIEILGVVLTALGKFIFMDYLDWRLFYVVFATTLWILYIIFRYKVEKGVIRYWGFRTDNFKYALKLMVPFATISVMLFLGIGHYQNTINITWHILPLLITYPIWGSMQQFLIIGLIAGNLNDLKNRKLSKGFIIFITALLFSVVHFPSIWLMIGTFALALFYGYMYLKVKNIYVMGVFHGWLGALFYYTVVNKDPFQEVFLKFLN from the coding sequence ATGAAACACAATCTCACCAAAGATTTAATAGAATTTTCAGAAACTAAATTAAAAAGACCCATTTCAAATAAAAGGAGGTTAATAGAAATATTGGGAGTAGTTCTAACTGCACTTGGGAAGTTTATTTTTATGGACTACCTCGACTGGAGATTATTCTACGTTGTTTTTGCAACGACATTATGGATTTTATATATTATTTTTAGATATAAAGTTGAAAAGGGTGTTATTAGGTATTGGGGATTTAGAACAGATAATTTCAAATACGCTTTAAAATTAATGGTGCCCTTTGCGACCATTTCAGTCATGTTATTTCTTGGTATAGGGCATTATCAAAATACAATTAATATAACATGGCATATTTTACCACTTTTAATTACATATCCCATTTGGGGGAGTATGCAACAGTTTTTAATTATTGGTTTAATTGCAGGGAATTTAAATGATTTGAAAAATAGAAAACTAAGTAAAGGCTTCATTATATTTATAACAGCTCTTTTGTTTTCTGTGGTTCATTTTCCTTCAATATGGTTGATGATAGGCACTTTTGCTCTGGCATTATTTTATGGATATATGTATTTGAAAGTGAAAAATATATATGTCATGGGAGTGTTTCATGGATGGTTAGGCGCTTTATTTTATTATACAGTGGTTAATAAAGATCCTTTTCAAGAAGTATTTTTAAAATTTTTAAATTAA